ATGCTCTTCGACTAAATGATACTATCATATTATCAGCGCAAATTGATGATGAGGCAGCATTATTTGATGATGGTGAATCATGGATTAAATTGGTAGAATTAGGATTTGATATTATTCAGACCGATTGGCCGAACTTACTTTATAATTGCTTGAAAAATAAAAATTTAAAAAAATAGAAAACAGGAGTATATTCTATGAAAAACTTTAAAAAACTTTGCATGTTTGCTAGTGTTACTACATTGTTAACAGCTTGCGGTACTACAACATCTAACGAATCAACAACAGGTAGTTCGACCGAGGAAATTGATTATTCACAAGAGATTGTTATTTATTCAAATTCTACAACTGATGGACGTGGTGAATGGCTTAAGGAACAGGCCTCTGAGAAAGGTTTTAATATTTCATATGTTGATATTTCTGGAGGTGAGCTAGCCGATCGGTTAATCGCAGAAAAAAATAACTCTATTGCAGATATGGTGTTTGGTTTGAACAATTTAGAGTTTAATAGAATCAAAGATGAGGGCTTGTTAGTAAAATATAGTCCTGAATGGATTGGAGAGGTAGATTCAAGTCTTGGAGATTCTGACGGCTATTATCATCCCCTTGTTGTTCAGCCGTTAGTACTTATAGGTAATTCAAAAGTAGATATGCCAAGTGATTGGACTGATTTAACTAAAGATAGCTATAAAGGAACATATGGAATTTCTGCTTTGAGTACTGGTACATCTAAAAATATTTTTGCAAGTATTGTAAGTCGCTATGCTGATGAAAATGGTGATCTAGGAATTTCTGATGAAGGTTGGGAAGTAGCTAAGAAATATATTCAAAATGCACACACCTACGCACAAGGTGAAGATTATATCTCTGCTTTAATTGATGATAGCAACCCATTGAACTACAGCATGATGTGGGGTTCAGGTGTTCTTCAGAACGAAGCTGAACGTGGCTATAAATTCCAAATTATGAGTCCAAAAGTAGGAGTGCCTTATGTTACAGAACAAATTGGTATACTATCAACAAGTAAGAAAGAAGCTCTAGTTAAAGAGTTTATCAATTGGTTTGGTAGTGCCGATGTACAAAAAGCTTGGAGTGATGAGTTTGGTTCAATTCCTGCTAACAAAACAGCCCTTGAAGGTGCTAAAGCTGAAATTAAAGAATTCGCAAGCAGCGTAAAACCTCAAGAATTGGATTGGGAGTTCATTGGTGAGAACATTAACTCTTGGGTTGAAAAAGCTGAGCTTGAATTCGTAGAATAGTAACAATTAGAAGTGAGGAGAGGTGTATATGATTACCTTTAACGATATACAAATCAAATATGCAGATTTTATTGCGATTGACAATTTGAATTTAGAAATCAAGGAAGGGGAGTTCTTTACATTTCTCGGACCAAGTGGTTGTGGTAAATCAACAACCTTGCGAACCTTAGTGGGGTTCATCAACCCCTCTAAGGGTACCATTCATGTTAATGGTAAGGATATCACGAATTTAGAACCAGAAAAACGTGAGATTGGTATTGTTTTCCAAAGTTATGCCTTGTTCCCTACAATGACAGTATATGATAATATTGCATTTGGTCTGAAAGTTAAGAAGATTTCTCCTGAGATCATAAAAGCCAAGGTTCATGAGGTTGCTAAGAAAATCAAAATTTCTGATGAGCAACTTAAGCGTAATATTTCAGAACTCTCAGGTGGACAGCAACAACGTGTCGCATTAGCAAGGGCTTTGGTCTTAGAACCTAAGATTTTATGTTTGGACGAACCTCTGTCAAACTTGGATGCCAAATTGCGTGTTGATTTGCGTTTGGAGTTGAAGCGACTTCAGAAGGAGTTAGGCATCACAACCCTCTATGTCACTCACGACCAGGAAGAAGCCTTAACATTATCTGATCGTATTGCTGTCTTTAATAATGGCTTTATTGAGCAAGTTGGTACTCCGTATGAAATTTACAATCAGTCTAAGACAGAATTTGTATGTGATTTCATTGGCGATATCAACCATTTGTCAGAACATACATTAGCTATACTTGCTAATGGGTTACCAATTTTTGAACCAACAAGTGGCCATGTTCGTTTAGAACGGGTTAAATTGGAAAGACAATCAGAAAGTGATTTGTCTATACAAGGGAAGATTATTGATTTGGAATTTAATGGTGTGTTCATTAAATATACTGTTGTATTGGATAATGGACAACAAGTTAATATCATTGAAAAAAATGATGGGCATTCAAGCCATGTTATTGATGATGTCGTGACTCTATTTATCAATCCAAAAGACATTATGCAATACGGAGGAAAGTAGTATGCTCAAAGATATAAAATGGAAAGACTGGTTACTACGGATAGGTGTTCTGTGGTTGCTGGTAGCCTTCATCATTTATCCAAATATCGGACTTCTGACAAATGTCTTTTTCAAAGATGGTGAGTTCTCCTTACGAGCTTTAGATAAGATAATGAGTTCGGAACGTGCCCTTAACAGTATTGCAAACAGTTTTAAATTAGCCATTTCTATGGTAGTAACTGTTAACCTAGTTGGTACTCTTGTCGTACTCTTGACTGAGTATTGGGATATTAAAGGAGCCAAAGTTCTCAAACTTGGGTATATGTCTTCGTTGATATACGGCGGTATCGTTCTCGCCACTGGCTATAAATTTGTTTATGGTAGTAATGGACTGATTACTAAGTTATTGCTGTCAGTTTTTCCTAGTATGAATGCAGATTGGTTTCATGGTTTCGGAGCGGTTTTGTTTATCATGACTTTCGCTTGTACATCAAACCATATCATGTTTTTGACGAATGCTGTACGTAGTGTTGATTATCACACGATTGAAGCTTCTCGAAACATGGGTGCGAAACCAATGACTGTATTCTTCAAAGTGGTACTGCCGACATTTAAACCTACATTGTTCGCCTTAACCATTTTGACTTTCTTAACTGGTTTGTCAGCAGTTTCTGCCCCACTCATTGTGGGTGGAAAGGAGTTTCAAACCATTAACCCGATGATTATTAGTTTTGCAAAGTCCAATGGGTCAAGGGATCTTGCAGCCTTCTTAGCCATCATGTTGGGCTTGGCAACAATCTTACTGTTAACCTTGCTTAACAAGGTAGAAAAAGGTGGTAACTATGTTTCTGTTTCAAAAACAAAAGCTGGTCTGAAAAAACAAGTTATCACATCACCAGTTTGGAATGTCATTGCCCATATTGTTGCCTACATGCTATTTTTGATTTACATGTTGCCTATTACCCTGGTTGTCCTATATTCATTCACAGATGCATTGACAATTAAAACTGGTAACTTGAGCTTATCTAGCTTCACTTTAACTAATTATAAAGAGCTTTTCTCAAACGCTGAGTTCTTTAAACCTTATCTTGTAAGTTTGCTTTATGCAGCATTAGCTGCATTTGTAGCTACTGTTATTGCAATTGTTATTTCAAGAATTGTTCATAAGAACACATATAAGTTCGATAAATTCTTTGAGTACGGCGCTTTGATCCCATGGATTTTACCGAGTACCCTAATTGCCCTCGGTCTGATGTTTACCTTTAACGAGCCTCGTTTGATTGTATTTAATCAGGTTCTCATTGGTACCTTAGGTATGATGCTCATTGCTTACATTATCCAAAAACTTCCGTTTTCATATCGGATGATTCGAGCAGTATTCTTTAGTATTGACAGTGATATGGAAGAAGCCGCCCGCAGTATGGGAGCATCTAGTTTCTACACTATGGTAAAGGTAATCATTCCGTTTATTATGCCAGTCGTGCTGTCTGTAATGGTACTAAACTTTAACTCACTATTATCGGACTATGATTTATCGGTCTTCCTCTACCATCCTCTCTTTAGACCACTTGGTGTTGTCATTAAATCAGCAACAGATGAGACAGCTACCGTCAATGCTATCGCTATGATGTTTGTTTATTCAGTAATCTTGATGGTCATGTCGGCTTCTGCCTTGTATCTAAGTCATCGTTTCAGAACTCAAAAGGGGTCTAAACGGTAATGGGTGAGTTGGGAGATTTGACACTACCTACGATTTTACTTAGGGTAACCTTATCAGTTG
The nucleotide sequence above comes from Streptococcus sp. 29887. Encoded proteins:
- a CDS encoding extracellular solute-binding protein; the protein is MKNFKKLCMFASVTTLLTACGTTTSNESTTGSSTEEIDYSQEIVIYSNSTTDGRGEWLKEQASEKGFNISYVDISGGELADRLIAEKNNSIADMVFGLNNLEFNRIKDEGLLVKYSPEWIGEVDSSLGDSDGYYHPLVVQPLVLIGNSKVDMPSDWTDLTKDSYKGTYGISALSTGTSKNIFASIVSRYADENGDLGISDEGWEVAKKYIQNAHTYAQGEDYISALIDDSNPLNYSMMWGSGVLQNEAERGYKFQIMSPKVGVPYVTEQIGILSTSKKEALVKEFINWFGSADVQKAWSDEFGSIPANKTALEGAKAEIKEFASSVKPQELDWEFIGENINSWVEKAELEFVE
- a CDS encoding ABC transporter ATP-binding protein, whose product is MITFNDIQIKYADFIAIDNLNLEIKEGEFFTFLGPSGCGKSTTLRTLVGFINPSKGTIHVNGKDITNLEPEKREIGIVFQSYALFPTMTVYDNIAFGLKVKKISPEIIKAKVHEVAKKIKISDEQLKRNISELSGGQQQRVALARALVLEPKILCLDEPLSNLDAKLRVDLRLELKRLQKELGITTLYVTHDQEEALTLSDRIAVFNNGFIEQVGTPYEIYNQSKTEFVCDFIGDINHLSEHTLAILANGLPIFEPTSGHVRLERVKLERQSESDLSIQGKIIDLEFNGVFIKYTVVLDNGQQVNIIEKNDGHSSHVIDDVVTLFINPKDIMQYGGK
- a CDS encoding ABC transporter permease; this translates as MLKDIKWKDWLLRIGVLWLLVAFIIYPNIGLLTNVFFKDGEFSLRALDKIMSSERALNSIANSFKLAISMVVTVNLVGTLVVLLTEYWDIKGAKVLKLGYMSSLIYGGIVLATGYKFVYGSNGLITKLLLSVFPSMNADWFHGFGAVLFIMTFACTSNHIMFLTNAVRSVDYHTIEASRNMGAKPMTVFFKVVLPTFKPTLFALTILTFLTGLSAVSAPLIVGGKEFQTINPMIISFAKSNGSRDLAAFLAIMLGLATILLLTLLNKVEKGGNYVSVSKTKAGLKKQVITSPVWNVIAHIVAYMLFLIYMLPITLVVLYSFTDALTIKTGNLSLSSFTLTNYKELFSNAEFFKPYLVSLLYAALAAFVATVIAIVISRIVHKNTYKFDKFFEYGALIPWILPSTLIALGLMFTFNEPRLIVFNQVLIGTLGMMLIAYIIQKLPFSYRMIRAVFFSIDSDMEEAARSMGASSFYTMVKVIIPFIMPVVLSVMVLNFNSLLSDYDLSVFLYHPLFRPLGVVIKSATDETATVNAIAMMFVYSVILMVMSASALYLSHRFRTQKGSKR